One genomic window of Nicotiana sylvestris chromosome 10, ASM39365v2, whole genome shotgun sequence includes the following:
- the LOC104218848 gene encoding translationally-controlled tumor protein homolog, with protein MLVYQDLLSGDELLSDSFPYTELENGVLWEVQGKWVVQGAVDVNIGANPSAEGADEDEGVDDQAIKVVDIVDTFRLQEQPSFDKKQFVAYMKKYIKSLTPKLGAEQEEVFKNNIQGATKYLLSKLSDLQFFVGESMADDTGMVFAYYKDGATDPTFLYLAHGLKEVKC; from the exons ATGTTGGTTTATCAGGATCTTCTCTCCG GGGATGAGCTCCTTTCGGATTCATTTCCCTACACTGAACTTGAGAATGGAGTGCTTTGGGAAGTACAAGGGAAG TGGGTTGTTCAGGGAGCTGTTGATGTGAACATCGGGGCGAATCCATCTGCTGAAGGTGCAGATGAAGACGAAGGTGTTGATGATCAAGCCATCaaggttgttgatattgttgacACTTTCAGGCTTCAGGAGCAGCCTTCTTTTGACAAGAAGCAGTTTGTTGCCTACATGAAGAAATATATCAAGAGCCTTACACCCAAGTTAGGCGCAGAGCAGGAAGAAGTTTTTAAGAACAACATTCAAGGAGCAACCAAGTACCTTTTGTCAAAGCTCAGTGACCTTCAATTCTTTGTTGGTGAGAGCATGGCTGATGATACTGGAATGGTGTTTGCCTACTACAAGGATGGCGCCACTGATCCGACCTTTTTGTACCTTGCACATGGACTCAAGGAGGTCAAGTGTTAA
- the LOC138879817 gene encoding uncharacterized protein, with protein MAQKMSDPGSFTVPCKIGSYAFAKALCDLGASINLMLLAVYTKLGIDRARPTSMLLQLADRMVKRPTGILDDVLVQVGKFVFPVDFVILDCQVDEEIPIILGRSFLATGRALIDCETRELKMRLNDEEVIFNVQQSMRRPSEYANCSLVETVDMIPKEDDVTLTAKDPLEACLSNLEEMDGEGLAE; from the coding sequence ATGGCTCAAAAGATGTCAGACCCAGGTAGCTTCACTGTTCCATGCAAAATTGGGagttatgcctttgcaaaggcattatgtgatttgggagccagcataaatttgatgcttCTGGCTGTATACACCAAACTGGGCATTGACAGAGCTAGACCAACTTCGATGCTGCTGCAGCTGGCTGACCGCATGGTAAAAAGGCCTACTgggattcttgatgatgtgttggtgcaagtgGGGAAGTTCGTGTTCCCTGTAGACTTTGTTATTTTGGACTGTCAGGTAGATGAAGAGATACCTATCATTTTAGGTAGGTCATTTTTGGCCACTGGGAGAGCACTGATCGATTGTGAGACTAgggaattaaaaatgagactaaacgatgaagaagtcatattcaatGTTCAGCAATCTATGAGGAGACCCAGTGAATATGCTAATTGCTCTCTAGTGGAGACAGTGGATATGATCCCGAAAGAAGATGATGTGACCCTGACTGCTaaagatccattggaggcatgtctgtcaaatttagaagaaatggatggtgaaGGGTTAGCTGAGTGA
- the LOC104218849 gene encoding protein SIEVE ELEMENT OCCLUSION B-like, whose translation MAHVNQLTEKGAMNPVTNDSAVAANRMHPMSHDHMVPTTGHHATSGHHINPLNTQINPVMNHPVVKPVSHDMVPAVAHNTHINPRTTNRIHPRRGDHHLFLTSDDNAMMKHIEDTHSPDGRDFDVKPLLHTIEDIVHRAPAAIPGHLHGGQAQAHLEALEEKVPHSGLSEILNYLAYPIHRISMELICKCANKEDPHSTTIALLHSLTTYAWDTKVAITFAAFAQQYGEFWLLVQQYPTNPLAKSVAIIKELPEIMERTDVLKPKFDAISDLINKMLDVTKCIIEFRDIRTSHHQYAITQELEMLINTAHISTAAYWTIRAAVMCAAIILNLIATGHEYMSTTSETWEISSLAHKLANILDLLRKVLNQCYQKIEEKRQHDAFEALLRLLRTPHIDNMKILSILIYSKDDQLPLFDGTHKRRVSLDVLRRKHVLLLLSDLDIAAEELFILHHMYAESKAQPSRPESNYEVVWIPVVDKRVTTWTEEKQMKFEQVQASMPWYSVAHPSMIDPAVIRYIKEIWGFNKKPQLVVLDPQGKETNNNAYHMLWIWGSLAFPFTKAREEALWREQTWNIELLADSIDQNIFTWIGEGKCICLYGGEDIEWIRAFTTATRAVANAARIPLEMLYVGKRNPKERVRKNSAIIQVENLSHVVQDQTLIWFFWERLESMWHSRTQQDIPGETDPILQEIVTILSYDGSDQGWAVFSRGLAEMTRGKGDLMVQVMRGFERWKHEVTDITEFVPSVDRQLRALHTPHHCTRLILPGTTGHIPERVVCAECSRPMEKFIMYSCCID comes from the exons ATGGCTCATGTTAACCAATTGACTGAAAAGGGAGCCATGAACCCAGTGACTAATGATTCAGCTGTTGCTGCCAACAGGATGCATCCAATGAGTCATGATCATATGGTCCCAACTACTGGCCATCACGCAACTTCTGGCCATCACATCAACCCTCTGAATACTCAGATAAATCCTGTGATGAACCATCCTGTGGTCAAACCAGTGAGTCATGACATG GTACCAGCTGTTGCTCATAATACTCATATCAACCCACGGACTACAAATCGAATTCACCCGAGGAGGGGTGATCATCATCTCTTCTTAACATCTGATGATAATGCAATGATGAAGCACATTGAGGATACTCATTCCCCAGATGGCCGTGACTTTGATGTCAAACCTCTTCTCCATACCATTGAGGATATTGTGCATCGTGCTCCAGCTGCTATTCCTGGCCATCTTCAT GGAGGTCAAGCTCAAGCACATCTGGAAGCATTGGAAGAGAAGGTTCCCCACAGTGGACTTTCTGAAATACTCAACTATTTGGCATATCCTATACACAGAATTTCTATGGAG TTGATATGCAAATGTGCTAACAAAGAAGACCCGCACTCAACAACAATTGCGTTGCTTCACTCGCTCACAACCTACGCCTGGGATACAAAAGTAGCAATAACATTTGCAGCCTTTGCTCAGCAATATGGTGAATTTTGGCTACTTGTTCAACAATATCCCACAAATCCACTGGCCAAGTCAGTTGCAATCATTAAGGAACTTCCAGAAATCATGGAGCGCACTGATGTTCTTAAGCCAAAATTTGATGCAATCTCTGATCTGATCAACAAAATGTTGGATGTCACAAAGTGCATTATCGAGTTTAGAGACATTCGAACATCTCATCACCAATATGCTATCACCCAAGAATTGGAAATGTTGATCAATACTGCCCATATTTCCACTGCTGCCTATTGGACTATAAGGGCCGCTGTCATGTGTGCTGCCATCATTTTGAATCTCATTGCCACCGGCCACGA GTATATGTCCACAACATCCGAGACTTGGGAGATATCTAGTTTGGCTCACAAGCTTGCCAACATATTGGATCTCCTGAGAAAGGTTCTTAACCAATGTTACCAAAAGATTG AGGAGAAGAGGCAACATGATGCATTTGAAGCACTTTTGCGACTTCTGAGGACACCCCACATTGATAACATGAAGATACTGTCAATCTTGATTTATTCCAAGGATGACCAGCTCCCACTTTTTGATGGAACTCATAAGAGAAGG GTAAGTCTTGATGTGCTTAGGAGGAAGCATGTATTACTTTTGCTGTCAGATCTGGACATTGCAGCAGAAGAGCTGTTTATTCTCCATCATATGTACGCTGAATCAAAGGCACAACCAAGTAGGCCTGAGAGTAACTATGAGGTTGTTTGGATTCCTGTAGTTGACAAAAGAGTAACAACATGGACTGAAGAAAAGCAAATGAAATTTGAACAAGTCCAAGCTTCTATGCCCTGGTACTCAGTAGCTCATCCTTCTATGATTGATCCTGCAGTCATCAGATACATCAAAGAGATCTGGGGATTCAATAAAAAGCCTCAGCTTGTTGTTCTTGATCCTCAAGGtaaagaaacaaacaacaatgcTTACCATATGTTGTGGATTTGGGGAAGTTTGGCATTTCCCTTTACTAAAGCTAGGGAAGAAGCTCTATGGAGAGAACAAACTTGGAATATTGAACTATTAGCTGACTCCATTGATCAAAACATATTTACCTGG ATTGGGGAAGGCAAATGCATATGCTTGTATGGAGGAGAAGACATCGAATGGATCAGAGCATTCACAACTGCGACAAGAGCTGTTGCAAATGCAGCCCGTATCCCTCTAGAGATGCTCTACGTGGGTAAAAGAAATCCAAAGGAAAGAGTTCGCAAGAACAGCGCAATAATCCAAGTTGAAAACCTAAGCCATGTGGTGCAAGACCAAACTCTCATTTGGTTCTTTTGGGAAAGGCTAGAAAGCATGTGGCACTCAAGGACTCAACAAGACATCCCTGGAGAAACAGACCCAATTCTTCAAGAAATCGTCACCATTTTAAGCTATGATGGAAGTGACCAAGGATGGGCTGTTTTTAGCCGGGGATTGGCTGAAATGACTCGAGGTAAAGGTGACCTGATGGTGCAAGTTATGAGAGGATTTGAACGCTGGAAACATGAAGTCACAGATATCACTGAATTTGTTCCTTCAGTGGACCGTCAACTTCGTGCTCTTCATACTCCTCATCACTGCACACGTCTCATATTGCCTGGAACCACTGGTCATATTCCTGAGAGAGTGGTTTGTGCTGAATGCAGCCGTCCGATGGAGAAGTTTATCATGTACAGCTGCTGCATTGATTGA